Genomic DNA from bacterium:
CTCTGCGCGAGGCGAAGCTGCGCATCCCGAATGCTTGCATGGAAGACACCGAGCCGCGCAAGGCCCTGACTCGCAAGCAGCTGCGAGAGCTTGCGACCTGCACCTGGATCGACGCGCATCACAACATCGCGATCACCGGCCCCACCGGCGTCGGCAAGACCTACGTGGCCTGCGCCCTGGCACA
This window encodes:
- a CDS encoding ATP-binding protein gives rise to the protein MLIEPTKEKLGSLKLPAMLRAWEAQEQDAKIHELGFDERLGMLVDAEWIERQNKRLARALREAKLRIPNACMEDTEPRKALTRKQLRELATCTWIDAHHNIAITGPTGVGKTYVACALA